One stretch of Streptomyces sp. NBC_00443 DNA includes these proteins:
- a CDS encoding LVIVD repeat-containing protein produces the protein MILFSNPRTRRRRLAGAAAAAGLLAALLTAQPAVATPDPGDGPVAEKEVSESTRAEVREALADGEIPGQNEIVHSDNIQHLAHVPKDALQGTNSDIAFQGRYAFAGNYDGFNVFDISNPRAPRTIAQVLCPGSQNDVSVSGDLLFLSTDSSRSDSSCNSTTQPATEKSSWEGMKVFDISDKKNPRYVAAVETACGSHTHTLVPERRNVYVYVSSYSPDAGYPDCRPPHDGISIIKVPRHAPEKAAVVDFPVLFPGEGPDGGGNPGPPGGVRKTTGCHDITVLPSKDLAAGACMGDGILLSIKDPERPKVIDQVRDDVNFAFWHSATFNQKADKVVFTDELGGGSAATCNAQIGPDRGADGIYDIVGKGDKRKLVFRSYFKIPRHQADTENCVAHNGSLIPVKGRDIMVQAWYQGGVSVWEFTDSDNPKEIAYFDRGPLTTDTIKSGGSWSAYYYNGYIYSNEYARGFDVLKIDDRRTAPARWVHMRELNVQTQPDYFD, from the coding sequence GTGATCCTGTTCAGTAATCCCAGAACGCGACGCAGACGCCTGGCAGGTGCTGCCGCCGCCGCCGGGCTCCTGGCCGCGCTGCTCACCGCGCAGCCGGCTGTCGCGACCCCCGACCCGGGGGACGGCCCCGTCGCGGAGAAGGAGGTCTCCGAGAGCACCCGGGCCGAGGTGCGCGAGGCCCTCGCGGACGGCGAGATACCCGGCCAGAACGAGATCGTCCACTCCGACAACATCCAGCACCTGGCCCACGTCCCCAAGGACGCGCTCCAGGGCACCAACTCGGACATCGCCTTCCAGGGCAGGTACGCCTTCGCCGGCAACTACGACGGCTTCAACGTGTTCGACATCAGCAACCCGAGGGCGCCCAGGACCATCGCCCAGGTCCTGTGCCCCGGCTCGCAGAACGACGTCTCCGTCTCCGGTGACCTGCTGTTCCTGTCCACCGACTCCTCGCGCAGCGACAGCAGTTGCAACAGCACCACCCAGCCCGCGACCGAGAAGTCCTCGTGGGAGGGCATGAAGGTCTTCGATATCAGCGACAAGAAGAACCCCAGGTACGTCGCCGCCGTCGAGACCGCCTGCGGCTCCCACACCCACACCCTGGTGCCCGAGCGCAGGAACGTCTACGTCTACGTCTCCTCGTACTCGCCCGACGCCGGCTACCCCGACTGCCGGCCGCCGCACGACGGCATCTCCATCATCAAGGTGCCGCGCCACGCGCCCGAGAAGGCGGCGGTCGTGGACTTCCCGGTGCTCTTCCCCGGTGAGGGTCCGGACGGTGGCGGCAACCCGGGTCCGCCCGGCGGCGTCCGCAAGACCACCGGCTGCCACGACATCACGGTGCTGCCCTCGAAGGACCTGGCCGCCGGCGCATGCATGGGCGACGGCATCCTGCTGTCCATCAAGGACCCGGAGCGCCCGAAGGTCATCGACCAGGTCAGGGATGACGTGAATTTCGCGTTCTGGCACTCGGCGACCTTCAACCAGAAGGCCGACAAGGTCGTCTTCACCGACGAGTTGGGCGGCGGCAGCGCGGCCACCTGCAACGCGCAGATCGGCCCGGACCGCGGCGCCGACGGCATCTACGACATCGTAGGCAAGGGCGACAAGCGCAAGCTCGTCTTCCGCAGCTACTTCAAGATCCCCCGGCATCAGGCGGACACCGAGAACTGCGTCGCCCACAACGGCTCGCTGATCCCGGTCAAGGGGCGCGACATCATGGTCCAGGCCTGGTACCAGGGCGGCGTCTCCGTCTGGGAGTTCACCGACTCGGACAACCCTAAGGAGATCGCCTACTTCGACCGCGGCCCGCTGACCACGGACACGATCAAGTCGGGCGGCTCGTGGTCGGCGTACTACTACAACGGCTACATCTACTCCAACGAGTACGCCCGGGGCTTCGACGTCCTGAAGATCGACGACCGGCGCACGGCCCCGGCCCGCTGGGTCCACATGCGTGAACTCAACGTCCAGACACAGCCGGACTACTTCGACTGA
- a CDS encoding TetR/AcrR family transcriptional regulator, producing the protein MSPRSASVNEELRRRSRERLLQAAVELVSERGYDATTLGDIADRAGSARGLVSYYFPGKRQLVQSAVHRLMHRTLEEALEREPRTEDGRERMARAVDAILGLARDRPVLMRQHMAGILQAEGFVQCPEQRRLAELLRDTCVRYGSPDPDADYPMLRALLMGAVYAALVPGVPMPVPVLRAELFKRYGLDRGLGVPPDSGAVPGGTCDTDLSRFFATGSAPGCPEGQSK; encoded by the coding sequence ATGTCCCCGCGCAGCGCCTCGGTCAATGAAGAGTTGCGGCGGCGTTCCCGGGAGCGGCTTCTGCAGGCGGCGGTGGAGCTGGTCAGCGAGCGCGGTTACGACGCCACCACGCTGGGTGACATCGCGGACAGGGCGGGCTCGGCTCGGGGCCTGGTGTCGTACTACTTCCCCGGCAAACGCCAGCTCGTGCAGTCCGCCGTGCACCGGCTGATGCACCGCACGCTGGAGGAGGCGCTGGAGCGCGAGCCGCGCACCGAGGACGGGCGGGAGCGGATGGCCAGGGCCGTCGACGCGATCCTGGGCCTGGCCCGGGACCGGCCGGTGCTGATGCGCCAGCACATGGCGGGAATCCTGCAGGCCGAGGGCTTCGTGCAGTGCCCGGAGCAGCGGCGCCTGGCCGAACTGCTGCGGGACACCTGCGTACGGTACGGCTCACCGGACCCGGACGCCGACTACCCGATGCTCCGCGCGCTGCTCATGGGCGCGGTCTACGCGGCGCTGGTGCCCGGGGTGCCGATGCCCGTGCCGGTGCTGCGGGCCGAGTTGTTCAAGCGCTACGGGCTGGACCGGGGGCTTGGAGTCCCGCCGGACTCGGGGGCCGTGCCCGGCGGGACGTGCGACACGGATCTGTCGCGGTTCTTCGCGACCGGGTCGGCGCCCGGCTGCCCTGAGGGTCAGTCGAAGTAG
- a CDS encoding HAD family hydrolase — protein sequence MTAVLFDFSGTLFRVESTESWLRGALAEAQMELAEAELAEAAQALEAMGALPGGIDPSWLPEDVASVWGVRDKSSELHRAAYTGLSRHVPLPDDRLHDLLYDRHMAPAAWGPYPDAADVLGALRERGIGVGVVSNIGWDLRPVFREHGLDAYVDAYVLSYEHGIQKPDPRLFEVACAALDADPREVVMVGDNRRADGGAAALGCAVHFVDHLPADQRPDALRPVLDLVGAVPRANAGGPQQNK from the coding sequence ATGACCGCCGTTCTGTTCGATTTCTCCGGAACCCTCTTCCGTGTCGAGTCCACCGAGTCCTGGCTGCGCGGAGCGCTCGCCGAGGCCCAGATGGAGCTCGCCGAGGCCGAGTTGGCCGAGGCCGCGCAGGCGCTGGAGGCGATGGGCGCCCTCCCGGGCGGGATTGATCCGTCGTGGCTGCCCGAGGACGTCGCGAGCGTCTGGGGAGTGCGGGACAAGAGCTCCGAGCTGCACCGGGCGGCCTACACCGGACTCTCCCGGCATGTGCCGCTCCCCGACGACCGGTTGCACGACCTGCTCTACGACCGCCATATGGCACCGGCCGCGTGGGGCCCGTACCCGGATGCCGCCGATGTGCTGGGGGCGCTGCGTGAGCGCGGCATCGGCGTCGGGGTGGTGAGCAACATCGGCTGGGATCTGCGGCCGGTGTTCCGGGAGCACGGTCTCGATGCGTATGTCGACGCGTACGTGCTGTCGTACGAGCACGGCATCCAGAAGCCCGACCCCCGCCTGTTCGAAGTGGCCTGTGCGGCGCTGGACGCCGATCCGCGCGAGGTCGTCATGGTCGGCGACAACCGGCGGGCCGACGGCGGCGCGGCGGCGCTGGGCTGTGCGGTGCACTTCGTGGATCATCTGCCGGCCGATCAACGGCCGGACGCGCTGCGGCCGGTGCTGGATCTCGTGGGGGCCGTCCCGCGCGCGAACGCCGGCGGTCCGCAGCAGAACAAGTAG
- a CDS encoding phosphatase PAP2 family protein, producing MHTQSVESPPRPPAERRTVGWAGALAVGSTLLLALVALRWHPLMALDSDVARTTHRWAVDESGLTQAFRILTDWVWDPWTMRLLTFAVAIWLVWRRAARWTAVWLVVTCALATLAQQTLKALVDRPRPVWPDPVDSAHYAAYPSGHAMTATVVCGLLLWLLHRYGADRALWRTAVAVTAISVAGVGLTRVWLGVHWATDVVGGWLLGALVVVLAVRVHMRWQM from the coding sequence ATGCACACCCAGTCCGTCGAATCCCCGCCCCGCCCGCCGGCCGAGCGCAGGACCGTAGGCTGGGCCGGCGCCCTGGCCGTGGGCTCCACGCTGCTGCTCGCCCTGGTCGCGCTGCGGTGGCACCCGCTGATGGCCCTCGACAGCGACGTCGCGCGGACCACGCACCGCTGGGCGGTCGACGAGAGCGGCCTCACGCAGGCGTTCCGCATCCTGACGGACTGGGTCTGGGATCCGTGGACGATGCGCCTGCTGACGTTCGCGGTCGCGATCTGGCTGGTGTGGCGCAGAGCCGCGCGCTGGACGGCTGTATGGCTGGTGGTCACATGTGCGCTCGCCACACTGGCCCAGCAGACCCTGAAGGCCCTGGTCGACCGCCCGCGCCCTGTATGGCCCGACCCCGTCGACTCCGCCCACTACGCCGCTTATCCCTCCGGCCACGCCATGACGGCCACGGTGGTCTGTGGCCTCCTGCTGTGGCTCCTGCACCGCTACGGCGCCGACCGCGCCCTGTGGCGTACGGCCGTCGCCGTGACCGCGATCTCCGTGGCCGGCGTCGGGCTGACCCGGGTGTGGCTCGGCGTCCACTGGGCCACGGACGTCGTCGGCGGCTGGCTGCTGGGCGCGCTGGTCGTGGTGCTGGCGGTGCGTGTGCACATGCGGTGGCAGATGTGA
- a CDS encoding DUF5134 domain-containing protein — MHGPASYGWLLVALCAATGAYCLLRMRSHVEEQRRAAGGEALMGFGMAAMAVPAAVFTPPTWAWPLYAAVFGAAALQALWSARASAHHLHHLVGASAMVYMAVAMAASPGRHGGHGDFGIPLLTGALLLYFTGYVLLSGFRLVPVTVTASGGGGGVGWGDRPELARACRLSMGIAMVAMLLAL, encoded by the coding sequence GTGCACGGACCGGCTTCGTACGGCTGGCTGCTGGTCGCGCTGTGTGCGGCGACCGGGGCCTACTGCCTGCTGCGGATGCGCAGCCATGTCGAGGAGCAGCGCCGGGCCGCGGGCGGCGAGGCGCTGATGGGCTTCGGGATGGCGGCGATGGCGGTGCCTGCCGCGGTGTTCACGCCGCCGACGTGGGCCTGGCCCCTCTACGCCGCCGTGTTCGGCGCTGCGGCGCTGCAGGCCCTGTGGTCGGCACGTGCGAGCGCCCACCATCTGCACCATCTGGTGGGAGCCTCGGCCATGGTCTACATGGCGGTCGCGATGGCGGCCTCACCCGGCCGTCACGGCGGGCACGGCGATTTCGGCATCCCGCTCCTGACTGGCGCTCTGCTCCTGTACTTCACGGGCTACGTACTGCTGTCCGGTTTCCGTTTGGTGCCCGTGACCGTCACCGCCAGTGGCGGGGGTGGAGGCGTCGGATGGGGCGACCGGCCTGAGCTCGCGCGGGCCTGTCGGCTGTCGATGGGGATCGCCATGGTGGCCATGCTGCTGGCTCTCTGA
- a CDS encoding FUSC family protein translates to MKLVRSTSSRHPLVGVLRLGRPSDIWFKPALSVVGAVAPPNLALLLLGRLDLAMYTMAGSLCALYAHNRPYAARARALAWVALGMLGGLATALVAASLTSSAVVLVTVGAVLAAVQKVLCDATRIGPPGNVVLTFISSAALFAPQSFVQIPGHVGLAATAAAWAWLVGMAPGLLRPHGPERRATAGALRAAATYAETGGAGAPSSPGDHRTRAHATAAAAVHAARQALLSAGRPGRPGRASETRRALERLVVRAEVALAAPADADPALLRTWARQVRGTRPVPELDDLTNIGTELTSPTVPLWHRLASLTPLAVRTALGCALAGYASLALGIGRPYWALVTAACLYQANLTLTWGRGVQRVIGNLLGVLLFAALVPLAHTGEIALVLCCLALNFGAEALISRNYWLGSVCVTPMALLITEFAGFQEPGRLITERVVDTLVGALLGLAAAVAVPDRRWQRVVRAGRRGPRTLAATGRSQGPRPDQRTGDTTEGVRP, encoded by the coding sequence ATGAAACTGGTGAGGAGTACGAGCAGCCGCCATCCGCTCGTCGGCGTGCTGCGTCTCGGCCGGCCGTCGGACATCTGGTTCAAGCCCGCCCTGAGCGTGGTCGGCGCCGTCGCCCCGCCCAACCTCGCCCTGCTGCTCCTCGGCCGGCTGGACCTGGCGATGTACACGATGGCCGGATCCCTGTGCGCGCTCTACGCCCACAACCGCCCCTACGCCGCCCGGGCCCGCGCCCTGGCATGGGTCGCGCTCGGCATGCTCGGCGGCCTTGCCACGGCGCTGGTCGCGGCCTCGCTCACCAGCAGTGCCGTCGTACTGGTCACCGTCGGCGCGGTACTGGCCGCCGTGCAGAAGGTGCTCTGCGACGCGACCCGTATCGGTCCGCCGGGCAACGTGGTGCTCACCTTCATCAGCTCCGCCGCCCTGTTCGCCCCGCAGTCCTTCGTCCAGATCCCCGGGCACGTCGGTCTCGCCGCCACGGCCGCCGCCTGGGCCTGGCTCGTCGGCATGGCACCGGGCCTGCTGCGACCGCACGGCCCGGAGCGGCGGGCCACTGCGGGTGCCCTGCGCGCGGCTGCCACGTATGCCGAGACGGGCGGTGCAGGCGCTCCGAGTAGCCCGGGCGACCACCGAACCCGTGCCCACGCCACCGCTGCCGCCGCCGTGCACGCCGCGCGCCAGGCGCTGCTCTCCGCGGGCCGCCCCGGCCGCCCCGGCCGCGCCTCCGAGACGCGCCGCGCGCTCGAACGCCTCGTAGTGCGCGCCGAGGTCGCCCTCGCCGCCCCCGCCGACGCCGACCCCGCGCTGCTGCGCACCTGGGCCCGGCAGGTGCGGGGCACCCGGCCCGTGCCGGAGCTGGACGACCTCACGAACATCGGAACCGAACTCACCTCGCCCACCGTCCCGTTGTGGCACCGCCTCGCCTCCCTGACCCCGCTCGCCGTACGCACCGCCCTCGGCTGCGCCCTCGCCGGATACGCCTCGCTCGCCCTGGGGATCGGCCGCCCCTACTGGGCCCTGGTCACCGCGGCGTGTCTGTACCAGGCGAACCTCACCCTCACCTGGGGCCGTGGCGTCCAGCGCGTCATCGGCAACCTGCTGGGCGTCCTCCTCTTCGCCGCACTTGTCCCACTCGCCCACACCGGCGAGATCGCCCTCGTCCTGTGCTGCCTCGCCCTCAACTTCGGTGCCGAGGCGCTGATCAGCCGCAACTACTGGCTCGGCAGCGTCTGCGTGACCCCGATGGCGCTGCTCATCACCGAGTTCGCCGGGTTCCAGGAGCCCGGGCGGCTGATCACCGAGCGGGTCGTGGACACCTTGGTCGGCGCGCTGCTCGGCCTCGCCGCCGCGGTGGCCGTACCGGACCGGCGGTGGCAGCGGGTCGTGCGCGCCGGGCGGAGAGGACCCCGTACGCTCGCGGCCACGGGGCGTAGCCAGGGACCGCGCCCGGACCAGCGCACAGGCGACACGACGGAGGGCGTACGGCCATGA
- a CDS encoding MarR family winged helix-turn-helix transcriptional regulator: MTATNGGPTGTRRDTVAAVVRQWQAVHPDLDTAPMEIIGRINRCAALLQQAEDAPLRRAGLSRPEFDLLGALRRTGHELTPSELARETFSSGAAVTKRLKQLTERGLVERRGDTRDRRVAHVRLTDTGRDLVDGILPEQLAYETAVLSGVDPQGQDELASLLSELLGRLEGQLRALRG; this comes from the coding sequence ATGACGGCGACGAACGGCGGGCCGACCGGGACGAGACGGGACACGGTGGCCGCCGTGGTCCGGCAGTGGCAGGCCGTCCACCCCGACCTCGACACCGCCCCGATGGAGATCATCGGCCGCATCAACCGCTGTGCCGCCCTCCTCCAGCAGGCCGAGGACGCCCCGCTGCGCCGGGCGGGCCTCAGCCGCCCCGAGTTCGACCTGCTCGGCGCGCTGCGTCGCACCGGCCACGAACTGACCCCCAGCGAACTCGCCCGGGAAACCTTCTCCTCGGGCGCCGCCGTCACCAAACGCCTCAAGCAGCTGACCGAACGCGGCCTGGTGGAGCGCCGCGGCGACACCCGCGACCGTCGCGTCGCCCATGTCCGCCTCACCGACACCGGCCGCGACCTGGTCGACGGCATCCTGCCCGAACAGCTCGCGTACGAGACGGCCGTACTGTCCGGCGTCGACCCACAGGGGCAGGACGAACTGGCCTCTCTGCTCAGCGAGTTGCTCGGCCGGCTGGAGGGCCAGCTGAGGGCGCTGCGCGGCTGA
- a CDS encoding VOC family protein: MKLDKPVTGGPCWTELGTSDVAAAQRFYEGLFGWRAETDPRQEAGGYTVAHLGEAAVAALTPLYQEGQPVAWNVSFAVRDADAAAGQVTEAGGTVLVGPMDVFDVGRFAVAVDPTGAVFQLWQARSFPGAGVLSAPGALGWVELLTRAPERAVEFYTTVFGWSVNASEHYTQWGIDGDDFGGMLTMDDKFPHEVPAHWLPYFAVVDVDRMAADATEAGGTILMEPTSVPDGPRIAVLRDPQGAVFGVYRAADEK; the protein is encoded by the coding sequence ATGAAGCTCGACAAGCCGGTGACCGGCGGGCCCTGCTGGACCGAGCTCGGGACCAGCGACGTGGCCGCGGCCCAGCGGTTCTACGAGGGGCTGTTCGGCTGGCGCGCCGAGACCGATCCGCGTCAGGAGGCGGGCGGCTACACGGTCGCGCACCTCGGTGAAGCGGCGGTGGCCGCGCTGACGCCGCTGTACCAGGAGGGGCAGCCGGTGGCGTGGAACGTGTCGTTCGCGGTGCGGGACGCGGACGCCGCCGCGGGGCAGGTGACGGAGGCCGGCGGCACTGTGCTGGTCGGCCCGATGGACGTGTTCGACGTGGGCCGCTTCGCGGTGGCCGTGGACCCGACGGGTGCGGTCTTCCAGCTCTGGCAGGCCCGGTCGTTCCCCGGCGCGGGGGTGCTCAGCGCACCCGGCGCACTGGGCTGGGTGGAACTGCTGACCCGGGCGCCCGAGCGGGCCGTGGAGTTCTACACGACGGTGTTCGGCTGGAGCGTCAACGCCTCGGAGCACTACACCCAGTGGGGCATCGACGGCGACGACTTCGGCGGCATGCTGACGATGGACGACAAGTTCCCGCACGAGGTGCCCGCGCACTGGCTGCCGTACTTCGCCGTGGTGGACGTGGACAGGATGGCGGCGGACGCGACCGAGGCGGGCGGCACCATTCTCATGGAGCCCACCTCCGTCCCCGACGGACCGCGGATCGCCGTACTGCGTGACCCGCAGGGAGCGGTGTTCGGCGTGTACCGAGCGGCCGACGAGAAGTGA
- a CDS encoding N-acetyltransferase, with product MPALQVRPFRRADRDQLTELINMHVAAVVPGISVSVNTVVSALERQPDEFITDPWVAERVTLFAEQREHLVAAHLLPYRADDEVGGTYRDIGETDWFVCRPPASFLPDSDEAADLLMNACLAQPARWNVRARHTSGELPGPAVYGLPRTWPHIRALYERAGFRHVGDTEVILNARVADLPTHEPRPGETFDRTLGECGTCFTAYAEGRALGFIEVDTSLSRPERHARGTGLADMGNLHIDPTTYGEGGLEHRLLGRAADWLRLCGVDRLLACERAADGTRTDRLTSAGFRELTRTDRGWEHPS from the coding sequence ATGCCCGCGCTCCAGGTGCGCCCCTTTCGCCGTGCCGACCGCGACCAGCTCACCGAACTGATCAACATGCACGTCGCCGCTGTCGTCCCCGGCATCTCCGTCTCCGTGAACACGGTGGTCAGTGCTCTGGAGCGACAGCCGGACGAGTTCATCACCGACCCCTGGGTCGCTGAGCGCGTGACCCTGTTCGCCGAGCAGCGCGAGCACCTCGTCGCCGCCCATCTGCTGCCCTACCGGGCGGACGACGAGGTGGGCGGGACCTACCGGGACATCGGCGAGACCGACTGGTTCGTGTGCCGTCCGCCGGCCTCCTTCCTGCCGGACTCCGACGAGGCCGCCGACCTGCTGATGAACGCCTGCCTGGCCCAGCCGGCCCGCTGGAACGTACGCGCCCGGCACACGAGCGGAGAGCTCCCCGGCCCGGCCGTCTACGGCCTTCCCCGCACCTGGCCGCACATCCGCGCCCTGTACGAGCGCGCGGGCTTCCGGCACGTCGGCGACACCGAGGTGATCCTGAACGCGCGCGTGGCCGACCTGCCGACCCACGAACCGCGGCCCGGCGAGACCTTCGACCGCACGCTGGGGGAGTGCGGCACGTGCTTCACGGCGTACGCCGAGGGGCGCGCCCTCGGCTTCATCGAGGTCGACACGTCCCTGTCCCGCCCCGAACGCCACGCGCGCGGCACGGGCCTCGCCGACATGGGCAACCTGCACATCGACCCGACGACGTACGGCGAGGGCGGCCTGGAGCACCGACTGCTCGGTCGGGCGGCCGACTGGCTGCGGCTGTGTGGTGTGGACCGCCTCCTGGCCTGTGAACGGGCCGCCGACGGCACGAGGACCGACCGCCTGACCTCGGCCGGCTTCCGGGAACTGACCCGCACCGACCGAGGCTGGGAGCACCCGTCCTAG
- a CDS encoding VOC family protein has translation MVHVLSGRTLLHPTDPERSRVFYGEQLGLAVHREFGTGPERGTVYFLGGGFLEVSGRSETPPSPAVRLWLQVEDLAAAHDELRDKGVEIVRPPVKEPWGLIEMWIADPDGTQIVLVEVPADHPLRYRPGI, from the coding sequence ATGGTGCACGTACTGAGCGGACGGACCCTGCTGCATCCCACCGACCCCGAGCGCTCCCGTGTCTTCTACGGCGAGCAACTGGGCCTGGCCGTCCACCGCGAGTTCGGAACGGGGCCGGAGCGCGGCACCGTGTACTTCCTCGGCGGTGGCTTCCTGGAGGTCTCCGGCCGTTCCGAGACCCCGCCGTCCCCGGCCGTCCGGCTGTGGCTGCAGGTCGAGGACCTGGCGGCGGCGCACGACGAACTGCGGGACAAGGGCGTCGAGATCGTCCGGCCGCCGGTGAAGGAGCCGTGGGGCCTCATCGAGATGTGGATCGCCGACCCGGACGGGACGCAGATCGTGCTGGTGGAGGTGCCGGCGGATCACCCGCTGCGGTACCGGCCCGGAATCTAG
- a CDS encoding GNAT family N-acetyltransferase produces MDTTATAAADGLTFRDATDADVETLVALIESAYRGDSSRAGWTTEADILEGQRTDPEGVLAVIKSSDSRLLTVERDGQLVACCQLEHRGVHAYFGMFAVSPALQGAGLGKVIITEAERQARATWGVTEMHMTVISVRNDLIAWYERRGYRRTGRMTPFPYGDDRFGIPQRADLQFELLVKELA; encoded by the coding sequence ATGGACACCACCGCGACCGCCGCCGCCGACGGACTCACGTTCCGTGACGCCACCGACGCCGACGTGGAGACGCTGGTCGCGCTGATCGAGTCCGCCTACCGCGGAGACTCCAGCCGGGCCGGGTGGACGACCGAGGCGGACATCCTGGAAGGCCAGCGGACCGACCCCGAGGGCGTGCTTGCGGTCATCAAGTCGTCGGACAGCCGGCTGCTCACCGTCGAGCGGGACGGGCAGCTCGTGGCCTGCTGCCAGCTCGAACACCGTGGCGTCCACGCCTACTTCGGGATGTTCGCGGTGAGCCCCGCACTCCAGGGCGCCGGCCTCGGCAAGGTGATCATCACGGAGGCGGAGCGTCAGGCCCGCGCGACCTGGGGCGTCACCGAGATGCACATGACCGTGATCTCCGTACGCAACGACCTGATCGCCTGGTACGAGCGGCGCGGCTACCGCCGTACGGGACGGATGACCCCGTTCCCGTACGGCGACGACCGCTTCGGCATCCCACAGCGCGCCGACCTGCAGTTCGAGCTGCTGGTCAAGGAGCTGGCGTGA
- a CDS encoding glycerophosphodiester phosphodiesterase yields MNFLTIGHRGVMGVEPENTLRSFVAAQQAGLDVIELDLHLSKDGALVVMHDTDVDRTTDGTGAIADKTLAELRALDAGRGERVPVFEEVLDAVKSPLQAEIKDVAAARALAEVMTRRDLVSRVEVSSFHDDAVAEIARLVPGVRTALIASRFGTDIVDRAVEAGAATVCLNIRRLNLEVVEHARKADLRIIGWVVNTQDHLRLVRALELDGATTDYPEIKRTGRFTA; encoded by the coding sequence TTGAACTTCCTTACCATCGGTCACCGCGGAGTCATGGGTGTCGAACCCGAGAACACCCTCCGTTCGTTCGTCGCCGCCCAGCAGGCCGGCCTCGACGTCATCGAACTCGACCTCCACCTGAGCAAGGACGGCGCCCTCGTCGTCATGCACGACACCGATGTGGACCGCACGACCGACGGCACCGGCGCGATCGCCGACAAGACCCTCGCCGAGCTGCGCGCCCTGGACGCGGGCCGCGGCGAGCGCGTCCCGGTCTTCGAGGAGGTCCTCGACGCCGTGAAGTCGCCCCTGCAGGCCGAGATCAAGGATGTCGCGGCGGCTCGGGCGCTCGCCGAGGTGATGACCAGGCGGGACCTGGTCTCCCGGGTAGAGGTGTCCTCGTTCCACGACGACGCCGTCGCCGAGATCGCCCGCCTCGTGCCCGGCGTGAGGACCGCGCTGATCGCCAGCCGCTTCGGCACCGACATCGTGGACCGTGCCGTCGAGGCCGGCGCGGCGACGGTCTGCCTCAACATCCGCCGACTGAACCTGGAGGTCGTGGAGCACGCCCGCAAGGCGGACCTCAGGATCATCGGCTGGGTGGTCAACACCCAGGACCACCTGCGGCTCGTACGGGCCCTGGAACTGGACGGCGCGACCACCGACTACCCGGAGATCAAGCGCACCGGCCGTTTCACGGCGTGA